In the Mycolicibacter sp. MU0102 genome, one interval contains:
- a CDS encoding class I SAM-dependent methyltransferase, with protein sequence MAATDLFARRATLARSVRLLSQFRYEQSAPARFYGALADDTAAMVTELWRGARGDDPAGKTVLDVGGGPGYFATAFADAGLRYVGVEPDPGEMHAMHAAGSASSPGTFVRASGMALPFADASVDICLSSNVAEHVPRPWQLGHEMLRVTRPGGLVVLSYTVWLGPFGGHEMGLTHYLGGPRAARRYTRRHGHPPKNNYGSSLFAVSAAEGLDWARHTGALVAAFPRYHPRWAWSMAKVPGIREFGVSNLVLVLQPG encoded by the coding sequence GTGGCTGCCACCGACCTATTCGCGCGACGCGCGACGCTGGCCCGTTCGGTGCGCCTGCTGTCCCAGTTCCGCTACGAGCAGAGCGCGCCGGCCCGGTTCTACGGTGCGCTGGCCGACGACACCGCCGCGATGGTCACCGAGCTGTGGCGGGGGGCGCGTGGCGACGATCCGGCCGGCAAGACCGTGCTCGACGTCGGCGGCGGGCCGGGCTATTTCGCCACCGCGTTCGCCGACGCCGGGCTGCGCTATGTGGGCGTGGAACCCGACCCCGGAGAAATGCACGCGATGCACGCCGCGGGTTCCGCCTCGTCGCCGGGCACGTTCGTACGGGCCTCGGGGATGGCCCTGCCGTTCGCCGACGCCAGCGTGGACATCTGCCTGTCGTCCAACGTCGCCGAGCACGTGCCACGGCCCTGGCAGCTCGGCCACGAGATGCTGCGGGTCACCCGGCCCGGCGGGCTGGTGGTGCTGTCCTACACGGTGTGGCTGGGCCCGTTCGGCGGCCACGAGATGGGCCTGACGCACTATCTGGGCGGGCCGCGCGCCGCCCGGCGCTACACCCGCCGACACGGCCACCCACCGAAGAACAACTACGGCTCGTCATTGTTCGCGGTGTCGGCCGCCGAGGGGTTGGACTGGGCCCGCCACACCGGTGCCCTGGTTGCGGCTTTCCCCCGTTATCACCCGCGATGGGCGTGGTCGATGGCGAAAGTGCCGGGCATTCGCGAGTTCGGT
- a CDS encoding thiol-disulfide oxidoreductase DCC family protein, whose amino-acid sequence MTDDHPAPVLLYDGVCGICNRSVQSILRFDRRGTLRFAALESDFARAIIERHPELRNVDSMVFVENPGRPDEHIDVRSAAALRVLSYLGGPFRLLLAAHIIPAGLRDWLYDRFAAVRYRLGGRHDTCPIPGPGVRARFLDA is encoded by the coding sequence GTGACCGACGACCACCCCGCTCCTGTGCTGCTCTATGACGGTGTCTGCGGAATCTGCAATCGATCGGTGCAGAGCATCCTGCGGTTCGACCGGCGCGGCACCCTGCGATTTGCGGCATTGGAAAGTGACTTCGCGCGCGCGATCATCGAGCGTCATCCGGAGCTGCGGAACGTTGACTCGATGGTGTTCGTGGAGAACCCCGGCCGGCCCGATGAGCACATCGATGTTCGATCGGCGGCCGCCCTGCGGGTGCTGAGCTATCTGGGCGGGCCCTTCCGGCTACTGCTCGCGGCACACATCATCCCGGCAGGACTGCGTGACTGGCTCTACGACCGCTTCGCCGCCGTCCGTTATCGGTTGGGTGGTCGGCACGACACCTGTCCCATCCCCGGACCGGGCGTGCGGGCCCGCTTCCTGGACGCTTAG
- a CDS encoding amidase: MDFTATEIAAAVQSGSLTARAATQQALHRIEQTQPAFNAWQVIRNDAALAEADAIDARDDRGSLPLAGVPIAIKDNIAVAGEPMRDGSLATSAAPRTTDHEVVRRLRAAGAVIVGLTRVPELCIWGATDSAFGVTRNPWNPERTPGGSSGGSAAAVASGAVPMAHGNDGMGSIRIPAACCGLVGLKPGHGVVPVGEAHTSWGGMSENGPLTTTVADAALMFSVLADDPDAATLIDPPTLRIAVSTSTPSLATPVARGWAEAVSRTTGLLRSGHLIRSATPRYPATLMNTTALALWTAGAAADAHASTNASLLERRNRIHVRIGDAVVKRGLANPRGREVWRQRALDFFADTDVLVTPTLAQPPIRSRRWAQRGWLTSLVTNARYAPFAAPWNIIGWPAMNVPAGLDRRGLPVGVQLVGKPGSERTLLGLAAQIEQLQPWPRTA, from the coding sequence GTGGACTTCACCGCGACCGAGATTGCGGCCGCAGTTCAGAGCGGATCACTGACGGCCCGAGCCGCCACACAGCAGGCGCTGCACCGGATCGAACAGACCCAGCCGGCCTTCAACGCGTGGCAGGTGATCCGCAACGACGCCGCGCTGGCCGAGGCGGACGCGATCGACGCCCGCGACGATCGCGGTTCGCTTCCTTTGGCGGGCGTTCCGATTGCCATCAAGGACAACATCGCCGTAGCCGGGGAACCGATGCGGGACGGCTCGCTGGCCACCAGCGCGGCACCTCGAACAACCGATCACGAGGTCGTTCGTCGCCTTCGGGCTGCCGGCGCGGTGATCGTCGGGCTGACTCGCGTTCCCGAGCTCTGCATCTGGGGCGCAACCGATTCGGCCTTCGGCGTCACTCGCAATCCCTGGAATCCGGAGCGGACGCCGGGCGGCTCGTCCGGGGGATCCGCGGCTGCGGTCGCATCGGGAGCGGTACCGATGGCCCACGGCAACGACGGCATGGGCTCGATTCGGATCCCGGCTGCATGCTGCGGATTGGTAGGCCTCAAGCCTGGTCACGGGGTGGTGCCGGTCGGCGAAGCGCACACATCCTGGGGAGGGATGTCGGAGAACGGACCGCTTACGACCACGGTCGCAGATGCCGCGCTGATGTTCTCGGTCCTGGCCGACGATCCCGACGCCGCGACACTGATCGATCCGCCCACCCTGCGGATCGCTGTGTCGACTTCGACTCCCAGCCTCGCGACGCCGGTAGCACGCGGTTGGGCTGAGGCGGTCTCTCGGACTACCGGTCTTCTTCGCAGCGGCCACCTCATTCGGTCGGCGACCCCGCGTTACCCGGCCACGCTGATGAACACGACCGCACTGGCGTTGTGGACGGCGGGAGCTGCTGCCGATGCACACGCCTCGACGAACGCCTCCTTATTGGAGCGCCGCAACCGCATTCACGTGCGGATCGGAGACGCCGTCGTGAAGCGGGGTCTTGCGAACCCCAGGGGACGCGAAGTGTGGCGGCAGCGCGCGTTGGACTTCTTCGCCGACACCGACGTCCTGGTCACGCCGACGCTGGCTCAACCGCCGATCAGATCACGGCGATGGGCGCAGCGGGGCTGGCTCACCTCGTTGGTCACCAACGCTCGCTACGCCCCCTTCGCCGCACCGTGGAACATCATCGGTTGGCCCGCGATGAACGTGCCCGCCGGACTCGACCGCCGCGGCCTGCCCGTCGGCGTGCAGTTGGTCGGCAAACCCGGGTCGGAGCGGACCCTGCTAGGCCTCGCCGCTCAAATCGAGCAGCTCCAACCCTGGCCACGCACTGCTTAG
- a CDS encoding glycosyltransferase family 4 protein: MSAVRSVLLLCWRDTGHPQGGGSETYLQRIGAELAAAGVAVTLRTARYPGAPKHEVVDGVRISRRGGPYTVYLWAGAAMVAARFGLGQLRRVRPDAVVDTQNGLPFLARLAYGRRVAVLVHHCHREQWPVAGPVLSRIGWMVESRLSPWLNRRNQYLTVSLPSVRDLIELGVGPERIAVVRNGLDEAPPATLTQHRSPTPRVVVLSRLVPHKQIEDALDAVAALRAEVPGLHLDVIGGGWWSDRLVEHTAELGITDAVTFHGHVDEVTKHELVQQAWVHVLPSRKEGWGLAVIEAGQHGVPTIGYRSSGGLSDSIVDGVTGMLVDDRDELVEQLRRLLADAVLREQLGAKAQDRSAEFSWRQSAEGLHTVLAAVRERRYISGVV, from the coding sequence GTGTCTGCCGTCCGCTCCGTCCTGCTGCTGTGTTGGCGTGACACCGGGCACCCGCAGGGCGGCGGCAGCGAGACCTACCTGCAGCGCATCGGCGCCGAGCTGGCCGCCGCCGGCGTCGCGGTCACCCTGCGCACCGCCCGCTACCCGGGCGCGCCCAAACACGAGGTCGTCGACGGCGTGCGGATCAGCCGGCGCGGCGGGCCCTACACCGTGTACCTGTGGGCGGGGGCGGCCATGGTGGCCGCTCGGTTCGGCCTCGGTCAGCTGCGGCGGGTGCGGCCCGACGCCGTGGTCGACACCCAGAACGGGTTGCCCTTCCTGGCCCGACTCGCTTACGGGCGCCGGGTGGCGGTACTGGTGCACCACTGCCACCGCGAGCAGTGGCCGGTGGCCGGGCCGGTGCTGAGCAGGATCGGCTGGATGGTGGAGTCGAGACTGTCGCCCTGGCTGAACCGCCGCAATCAATACCTGACCGTGTCACTGCCCTCGGTGCGCGACCTGATCGAGCTGGGAGTGGGCCCCGAGCGCATCGCGGTGGTGCGCAACGGCCTCGACGAGGCGCCGCCGGCGACGCTGACCCAGCATCGATCGCCGACGCCGCGGGTGGTGGTGCTGTCCCGCCTGGTGCCGCATAAGCAGATCGAGGACGCGCTGGACGCGGTTGCGGCGCTGCGTGCCGAAGTACCGGGCCTGCACCTCGATGTCATCGGCGGAGGCTGGTGGAGCGACCGACTGGTGGAGCACACCGCCGAGCTGGGGATCACCGACGCGGTCACCTTCCACGGGCACGTCGACGAGGTCACGAAACACGAACTCGTGCAACAGGCGTGGGTACACGTGTTGCCGTCCCGCAAAGAGGGCTGGGGCCTGGCCGTCATCGAGGCGGGCCAGCACGGGGTGCCCACCATCGGCTACCGGTCCTCCGGTGGGCTGTCCGATTCGATCGTCGACGGGGTCACCGGGATGTTGGTCGACGACCGCGACGAGCTCGTCGAGCAACTGCGGCGACTGCTGGCGGACGCGGTGCTGCGCGAGCAGCTCGGCGCCAAGGCGCAGGACCGCAGCGCCGAATTCTCCTGGCGGCAAAGCGCCGAAGGTTTGCATACGGTGCTGGCGGCCGTCCGAGAACGTCGCTACATCAGCGGCGTGGTCTGA